In one Maniola jurtina chromosome 13, ilManJurt1.1, whole genome shotgun sequence genomic region, the following are encoded:
- the LOC123871392 gene encoding uncharacterized protein LOC123871392 has translation MELSVFFLVLTVLWKTSSCVRCFKCFPENTYYDESNLLCKQFDGSDKFLENCTKSTMCFKKVTTLSLGDGMTSVSVHRGCASQSLGQEQVKVNGKWLRQTIIHDDVYEEKCIEDLKDLDRPTTTLNCYCRGDYCNGSIANFIHFKTILLTFLFYVYQFR, from the exons ATGGAGCTGTCGGTGTTCTTCTTGGTATTAACCGTGTTATGGAAAA cCTCTTCGTGTGTACGATGTTTCAAATGTTTCCCTGAAAACACGTATTATGACGAGAGCAATCTATTATGCAAACAATTCGATGGCAGCGACAAATTTTTAGAGAATTGTACGAAATCTACGATGTGTTTCAAAAAAGTGACCACATTAAGCTTAGGGGATGGAA tGACATCAGTAAGCGTGCACAGAGGTTGCGCGTCACAAAGTTTGGGACAAGAGCAGGTAAAGGTCAACGGAAAGTGGCTCCGGCAAACCATAATCCACGACGACGTTTACGAAGAGAAATGTATAGAAGACCTAAAAGATTTGGACAGACCCACAACAACACTAAACTGTTACTGCCGCGGAGACTATTGCAACGGCTCTATAGCTAATTTTATACACTTTAAAACGATTTTATTAACATTTCTTTTTTATGTATACCAATTTAGGTAG
- the LOC123871385 gene encoding protein NipSnap, which translates to MNSLNRVLVLSSPKSARLISKTNSRSISDDGWLSKLLVRKIEPTKESHSRMLSDKEIVYALHTHNIRPDSVDKYLQNYKTSSEFVESRKSELGCELVGSWTVSVGDMDQALHLWRYVGGFEKIDKAKILFRENPDYRALEKERGNFVRSRHLQYLLAFSFWPSGEPRPGKNIYEIRSYSLKPGTMIEWGNNWARGLTYRRAQNEAFAGYFSQIGRLYNVHHIWCYKDLQARRETRESTWRNPGWDECVAYTVPLIREMHCRILEPTEFSPTQ; encoded by the exons ATGAATTCTTTGAATagggttttagttttaagctcACCTAAAAGTGCCAG GCTAATTTCAAAAACGAACTCGCGATCTATCTCTGACGATGGTTGGCTTTCAAAGTTGTTGGTGCGAAAGATTGAGCCGACTAAGGAATCCCATAGCCGTATGCTTAGCGACAAGGAGATTGTATACGCGTTACATACTCACAACATTAGACCCGATTCCGTTGATAAATATTTACAGAACTA TAAAACATCATCAGAATTTGTGGAGTCTCGCAAGTCAGAACTAGGATGTGAATTGGTTGGATCATGGACAGTATCAGTAGGAGATATGGACCAGGCGTTGCATTTGTGGCGTTATGTTGGCGGCTTTGAGAAGATTGATAAAGCAAAGATTCTCTTCAGAGAAAATCCT GATTACAGAGCGCTTGAGAAGGAGAGAGGCAATTTCGTGAGATCACGCCACCTTCAATATTTGCTAGCATTTAGCTTCTGGCCGTCAGGCGAGCCGCGTCCGGGCAAGAACATCTACGAGATAAGATCTTATAG TTTAAAGCCTGGCACAATGATCGAGTGGGGTAACAACTGGGCTCGCGGGCTGACTTACAGACGTGCCCAGAACGAAGCCTTCGCGGGATACTTCTCCCAAATCGGCAGACTGTACAATGTCCATCACATTTGGT GCTACAAGGACCTGCAGGCGCGGCGCGAGACGCGCGAGAGCACGTGGCGCAACCCGGGCTGGGACGAGTGCGTGGCCTACACCGTGCCGCTCATCCGCGAGATGCACTGCCGCATCCTCGAGCCCACCGAGTTCTCGCCCACGCAGTAA